One stretch of Callospermophilus lateralis isolate mCalLat2 chromosome 11, mCalLat2.hap1, whole genome shotgun sequence DNA includes these proteins:
- the LOC143410527 gene encoding C-type lectin domain family 10 member A-like, producing MAMEYEDLQHLGSEEKNKEIRKAPPPQVGLWHICSEPRLILFSLGLSLLLLVVVCVIRSPNSKLHRDLDTLRTTFRNFSVDTGAKIQALTSHGQSLQETITSLKAEVEDHRQELLAGTGCQSSQMIGMGTGWVEARIVPTYLDGKWNDNVYQKPYPWVC from the exons ATGGCAATGGAGTATGAAGATCTCCAGCACTTGGGGAGTGAGGAGAAAAACAAGGAGATTAGAAAAG CACCTCCACCCCAGGTTGGCCTCTGGCATATCTGCTCTGAACCTCGCCTCATCCTGTTCTCCCTGGGCCTTAGTCTCCTGCTGTTGGTGGTTGTCTGTGTGATCAGATCCCCAA ATTCCAAGTTACACAGGGACCTGGACACCCTGAGGACAACTTTCAGAAATTTCAGTGTAGACACAGGGGCCAAAATCCAGGCACTGACCTCCCATG GTCAGAGCTTGCAAGAAACCATAACCTCTCTGAAAGCTGAGGTGGAGGATCACAGGCAGGAACTGCTGGCAG gaactggatGCCAAAGCAGCCAGATGATTGGCATGGGCACAGGCTGGGTGGAGGCAAGGATTGTGCCAACTTACCTAGATGGCAAGTGGAATGAcaatgtctaccagaaaccctacccGTGGGTCTGTTAG
- the LOC143409809 gene encoding C-type lectin domain family 10 member A-like, whose amino-acid sequence MAMKYEDLQHLGSEEENQEIRKAHPPQVGLWYILSEHRLILLSLGLNFLLLVAVCVIGSQNSKLHRDLGTLRTTFSNFSVDTGANVQALTSHGQSLQETITSLKAEVEDHRQELLAAHSLNQKVVSVESSLQKQEQDFKAGQSEVVLQVQRLAKNIISLNYQLAILKNNGSGKTCCPLDWLEHECSCYWFSQSGNSWPEADKYCQLQNSHLVVVTSLEEQKFIEKHMGSEPSWMGLTDQNGPWRWVDGTDYERGFKYWSPNQPDDWTEHGLGGGEDCASFSNDGRWNDDVCRRPFSWICEIELGKTN is encoded by the exons ATGGCAATGAAGTATGAAGATCTCCAGCACTTGGGGAGTGAGGAGGAAAACCAGGAGATCAGAAAAG CACATCCACCCCAGGTTGGCCTCTGGTATATCCTCTCTGAGCATCGCCTCATCTTGTTATCATTGGGCCTCAACTTCCTGCTATTGGTGGCGGTCTGTGTGATTGGATCCCAAA ATTCCAAGTTACACAGGGACCTGGGCACCCTGAGGACAACTTTCAGCAATTTCAGTGTAGACACAGGGGCCAATGTCCAGGCACTGACCTCCCATG GTCAGAGCTTGCAAGAAACCATAACCTCTCTGAAAGCTGAGGTGGAGGATCACAGGCAGGAACTGCTGGCAG CCCACAGTTTGAACCAGAAGGTGGTTTCTGTGGAGAGCAGCCTGCAGAAACAGGAGCAGGACTTCAAAGCAG GTCAATCTGAGGTGGTCCTGCAAGTACAACGATTGGCAAAGAACATAATATCCCTTAATTACCAGCTGGCCATCCTCAAGAACAATG GCTCTGGAAAAACCTGTTGCCCCCTTGACTGGTTGGAGCATGAATGCAGCTGCTACTGGTTCTCTCAATCTGGCAATTCCTGGCCTGAGGCTGACAAGTACTGCCAGTTGCAGAACTCCCACCTGGTGGTGGTCACCTCCTTAGAAGAGCAG AAATTCATTGAGAAGCACATGGGCTCTGAGCCCTCCTGGATGGGCCTCACTGACCAAAATGGACCTTGGAGATGGGTGGATGGGACTGACTATGAGAGAGGCTTCAA GTACTGGAGTCCAAATCAGCCTGATGATTGGACGGAGCATGGGCTGGGAGGAGGTGAGGACTGTGCCAGCTTTTCCAATGATGGTCGCTGGAATGATGATGTCTGCCGGAGGCCCTTCTCCTGGATCTGTGAGATAGAGCTGGGCAAGACCAACTAg